Proteins from a genomic interval of Uloborus diversus isolate 005 chromosome 4, Udiv.v.3.1, whole genome shotgun sequence:
- the LOC129220985 gene encoding uncharacterized protein LOC129220985: MGQSKFLFLQKRKNREVEMKITGCVCDWANRFQMIGGVNRRCVKVDKIVLKMRFSLRKKHLKSSRLPLFDSYKIEKYDNEDPAWEDVKKLETDTEIKKKESIIRRRELRNTIQLPDLALSINSAGRQSCGVGVAAILLLQSCFKCRDPIIGMIGFLNLYLDLTIGAYLKDYVTFYIALGLFPLKNLAAISLRSSLSKIVLEDERGKTFFLLAFVEVAFFYFGDLLQSQVFRYLGSEAYPILSYLLVSTFLIIALCTFVFQFISIDTEHLFSAAYRNIPIRRYSRRKDENDVFAE; this comes from the exons atggggcaaagtaaatttctttttcttcagaaaaggaaGAATAGAGAAGTAGAAATGAAAATCACGGGATGTGTCTGTGATTGGGCAAATCGTTTTCAAATGATCGGGGGAGTGAACA GAAGATGCGTAAAAGTTGACAAGATTGTCCTGAAAATGCGGTTTTCATTGAGGAAAAAGCACTTGAAATCTTCTCGTCTGCCACTATTTGAttcttataaaattgaaaaatatgataATGAAGATCCTGCCTGGGAGGATGTGAAGAAGCTTGAAACTgatacagaaataaaaaagaag GAATCTATCATACGTCGTCGTGAACTCCGTAATACAATTCAACTGCCGGACTTGGCTTTATCTATAAATTCTGCCGGAAGGCAGAG CTGCGGTGTTGGAGTTGCAGCAATCCTTTTATTGCAGTCCTGCTTTAAGTGTAGAGACCCAATCATCGGAATGATTGGATTCCTCAATCTATATCTGGATTTGACGATTGGAGCCTATCTCAAGGATTATGTGACCTTTTATATAG ctcTCGGACTATTTCCGTTGAAGAACTTAGCTGCCATTTCACTTCGATCTTCTCTCTCAAAGATTGTTCTTGAAGACGAACGAG gcaaaacattttttcttttggcCTTTGTCGAAGTGGCGTTCTTTTATTTCGGTGATCTGCTGCAAAGTCAAGTTTTCCGGTACCTGGGCTCAGAAGCTTACCCGATACTTTCCTATTTGCTAGTGAGCACCTTTCTCATAATCGCGTTGTGTACGTTCGT atttcaatTTATATCCATCGATACAGAACATTTGTTCAGTGCAGCCTACCGCAATATACCCATCAGGAGATATTCCAgaagaaaagatgaaaatgaCGTGTTTGCTGAATGA